TTACCATTGTAAAATATATGCCTTCCGATCCTTAAAGTTGTTCTCATAAGGAATATTAacgagaattaaaaaaataataaatttaattaatggaggaaaagtggagaccataaatattttgaaaaatattaaaataaagttagtgaaaaaattaTGGGGACCAcaactattaaaatttttaaaataaaattagtaggaTACATGTAAGAGCcataaacaatattaaaatattaaaatgaagttagtggaaaatatgtttAGAAtgtaagcattattaaaatattaaaatgaggatgaacaaTATTAACTATGTCCAAAAcaatgtgatataaatagaaatattcttaGAGGAACAAATAGAACAatccaaaatgacaaataaaatgAACTTTAAAGAACAAATGgagtataatataaaattagtggaaaaaaatatgaAGATTACAAAcagttaaaataaatttagtgggtaatatgtgaaaattataaacattataaaaatattaaaataaaatttgtggaAAATATGTGAAgatcataagcattaaaaatattaaagttagGGTGACTAAGCTTATTATGTCCAAATAATGTGATATAAATACAAAAAGTATTTaaggaacaacaaataaaactgcttaaaatgaaaatatcaaataagaatggagaaagtattttttactttaaatatttatttacattttgaTATTTCTTACTGCATATGTTCCTAATTGATGTTAATATTTTCCATTTTACGAAGTTTATTTATCGATTCTATTTGTATTACATTTTCGagaataattagttttgatgtgttaattttaacaattttttaatgTCCATGGCTCTTAAATATTTTCCAGtaacttttaaaatatttttatgttatttttaattttctcatatttttctactaactttattttaatattttttaatacttgtaatttcaatattttttttcacaaactttatttcataattttttaattctttttatccTGTATTATtaccattaatttttaattcaacCGAATAATATCGTCAATAACTAAATGATTTGAAATCTACGTAAATATTTTATACTTTCTCATTCTATATTACTTGCATTTTAAAACCCAATCCTTATAttccgccacccttttcattttatcgccaccccctgagtaaattaccattttgcccttagattttcaaaaaataacaatattgcCATTAAAGGTAAAATTTCTATATATACCACACTCCAactaaaattattctcactacaactaaaaaccaacTTACTAAAGCTAAATTTCCgagcaaaaattaagtacaatccccaaattattaatcgaggtaagttatttttaatttaattagttgcaaaagaaaaaaaaataaaaatttgaagaGGAGTCgtccagatctgggcggctggaccccggttcaggcgcctagttttaggcgactgaaccggggtccagccgcccagatctgggcgactcctcttcaaattttttttttccgtgtatttaggattaattaatttaaattttgaagtatgttttgttttataaattattattgtaaatttgtatgttgtaatgtgtattttttttagtaagttttatataatgttttgaaattatgatattaaaaaaaaaaaaaaggagaggagtcgcccagatctgggcggctggaccccggttcagtcgacTAGAATTAGGcggctgaaccggggtccagccgcccatATCTGAGCGActcctcttcattttttttccgtgtatttaggaataattaatttaaattttgaagtatgttttgttttatgaattattagtgtaaatttgtatgttataatgtgtatttatttttttttagtaagttttatatattattttgaaattatgatatttaaaaaaaaaaaaattgaaaagtagtcgcccagatctgggcggctggaccccggttcagccgCCTAAAAtgaggcgactgaaccggggtccagccgcccagatctgggcgactccttttcagtttattttattatttttttttccgtatttttaggaataattaatttaaattttgaagtatgttattattgttgttaatgttattattattaattttattattattattattgtgattgttattttttttattaaatatatgttaatgttattataattaattatattattattaatgtgattgttattttttttattattaaatatatgttcatgttttgttttataaattattagtgtaaatttgtatgttaaatttgttgttgttaaattattatttatgtttgaatgaaattgtaaaaaattgtagaaaatggctggtaatcaaggaaaaggaaaaggtttttttaggcaattgttgagaggtaatagttcaaggcctactttactcagaggggacccgcatgagaggggggtgacgggttctgctaggagggctaggcatgaagaggctgccagacacagtgaggccctaaggtcgagtacgctgaaccaagtgcgtactcatgttgatgaccaggctgacagcctccagagtagttggggggtttatagtgatgatgataatgatgctgatgatgttcagttccaagctCCTGAGTCTCGCCAATTGGACTGGGCTGTTGTTCGCGGCCCCGACGGCAGATTTGCCCGTggcggcccgagttcttctgccgcatctgagcgcgcaggacgtagttttgtcgataatCAGCCGCCACGGGAGAGtaggccctcacagtccactaacacggactggttagtgacatcaccccagtccggggggccgacagatacgcgactgatccctagctatggcgggcacatagctaaacttatttatgacggctccgagcgtacgcctccgattctagattgccgtattaggaagagaccggtggagtccatcatcggactgatggatatgtccgatgcgctaaacgatgttctaccagccacttccctcggccgactaccggtcattatgcaccagcacatcgactgtgctttgatatcggcgttcgtcgagaggtggcaaccggatacgaacaccttccacatgccctggggagagatgacgattatgttgcatgacgtgcaacgcatattgggtatttctattgaaggttctctgccggctgaaccttcggaggcggagtgggaggttggtatcaccaatctgttcggggagcctCTGTCTGAGCTCCGGCGTAAAGGTTCATTCACCAGCGGATGCATAAGCGTTGCTGAATTGATGCAGttgtgtcataggtcgcaggccatggatacccagacgacagcgtactacatggctgtcatcggctctaccttgttggcggataagtccagaattggcatgcgacctcacccgatacttgccgtgaacgacgatcagcaggacgtggcctggggtgcggtgaccttggcgttcttgtacaggcagcttggaatggcatctagggctggttgcaagaccattgctggatgcctcacattgctaCAGACATGGATatatgagtactttcccgctttccgccctcatcctcgccgagaagatgtgccaaacatgactagggcggagatgtgtaCACCGAAGAAACCATGTCGTGAGCTGGACAGGTTGAGGGACTACCGCAAGGTTCTTGACTCAttgacggagactcaggtattgtacattacattttgtcatgcatgtggttttcaatttatagtatttttttgtgaacttcgcttgtatgcaggtggaatggacttcCTACAATTATGCTGCTGGTGCGTTGCTGAATgatcacccacgcaccaccgtaATCAGGGGTATCACgtgctttgatgttgtggaggtgtatttgccggagcggacattgcgacagattgggttcgtgcaggctattcctcccgctcctattagaccagccaaggctctccgaccggcacacggtacctactacgtgacctttccttcttctgctgtatatttggaggcatggagtaggttcccctatagtgCCCGCCTTGTTGAGCAGGGACTTCGTCGGGCTTCTGTTCCTTCAGAGgctgaacctaattacgttgatTGGTTCAGAGTGTGCTCGCACCCATACATAGCCCCGGACGAAGGGACTACTTCCGGTCCTGGTCCTTCTCAGAGCAGATCTGAATACGtgagttttattatcatttttttttcagttttttttaatgaattaataacgGACATTATCCTTTTGTGTTTTCAGTTCCTGAATGAATGTCCAAGTCGATTCGCTCCAGTGGCAAGACTACCTGCTAAGCTTGCGGATTTGAACCcccgtcaacgacatgcgttagaaatataccttaatgattgtagagatttatttgaagaATGACAAATTTTAAAGGGCATGACCCTGCATAGTCTGTActgaaactattttacattaattattgcATTTCTTTTCGTCAATGAATGTCATTCGTATACACAGTAGTACAATTTTTAATGAATGTCGTGTATAAattctatggagtatctaaatttacagcatcgtcagcggtgGTATTAGTTGGTCGTGATCGTGGcccgcgtagattattccaGAGCATAATCCTCGTACTGAAATGTGTGTCAAGATGTTTGGTGAAATTGTCAGCTGCTTGTTTCCAACGTGGATGGATCGGCGGGAGAGGGGAcaaatcatcgttcattaaaagttgaacaaaatgatttccattaacccaacatatatgtattactttatttacactattcacgcccgatgctttccttaacgggagaaccaaacagttgtatTGCGAATcaccgtcagcagaaccataataagcaatgacaatgtttagaaatgttgctgcagagtacaaagccatcggtgcatccatccagtgcatgaaaggagcaggtccattgaCGTGTGAACCTATTCTGAATATAGTCTCGTCTAGTGACTCCTGGGATAGATACAAAGTTAGGTATTGcactctgttcatttgcatttccatactcatagcacgtcttaaaagaggccatgcttcctcgcctcccagctctgtgacggcaattgctctaaatccacagttaccatcacctaacacatcaatccagtcgaacaagtaaggaggaaggATGAATGGGATGTTATTAGGCCATGGAAACTGTAAAAAATCTCGACCTCAAGGATCATctacaataaatgtaaataaagttaatatgcGTAAACTGAGAcgaattaatgcaaaaaacgaaaaataaagtcaagtaccggataagttgaaactgaacttaATTCCTACTAAAGATTGCGTCTCTCGGCCACTAGATctgccactagatctcccgcgggaagaagatctagaccctcgaccgcgagaagatgatctgctatattcaaatgaactttttctccttctcatggttttacttgtgcttggtcttccctttctcggtggactagcgtaaggctcaggtatttcgcaccatctgggtgtagttcatattcaagtaactgagacattcggcgaacaacagcgggatcagatttgaggacttcatcgaccagagattgaaagtactctttgtcattggcgttcgcgtatcgtactccttcatcggtttcgtctcctacctctgtgtacctcaaagtactccagaattcatgaatgtcatccaaatataaAGCACCATGTGATCCGATGGACATATGTAAATAACGTGCACACGACAATCCATGggtttgttgaagtacacaaccacatttgttaaacacaaaatcaccgagttctaacatgcggttataCTCAAGCTGGAGCTGCTCCAAGGAATAGAGAGATACGTGGCAATATAGAGGTCTAAAGTAATGCTGTCGCATCGATCTTGGTACAGAAgacatggattcctgtagcgcttgtcggattctagcttgctgatttgtaatctgtacgtgcgcccttttgaaaagggtatcgaatgagctattaccgctaccaaggtaatacttaaaagacgagtgttAGCTTTCAACtttgctggtagtctggttacccaagtgtaaacaatcattcgtccacgcacagacaaatttctctctcagtggaatccatgttccagtcaaataccgaacgacctttttgttcctaaccgaccacgtactgacgatcACTTGCCATCTCTCTTCATATTCCTCGatcgtagaactttcaaccaaggggttccatctacttttcctgaatacctgcccttgttgatttttcttgccgccacacaacttgtccaccatgttctcaacgtcgttgccaatatgccagatgcataacaaatgccgcacatctacattaaacaaaacattgaacgtaattaagacattatcattAGATATAACCACACTAATGAATCAGCaaagcctttttacctgggaagacgtcacgaatagctgcagataaaccttcgtctcgatcggttacaatgacgctaggagtctgagcagtgccgaaaatatctctcaatccctgcagcacccacgaatacgatacagccgcctcatctcgcatcaaacaaaacgcaaccaagaaattgtgattggttggcgtcattccgatcacttcacatagtggccacttttgtttgttcgttttgtacgttgtatctatcatcACAGCATAcagccacgtacgtatcatttggatagaggtaggatttgcaattaatagtctgctcaattgcccttcgttatccaagtctgtccagaccacataattaagttctgtggccatatgaagacagtgttgaaggggagtcctaccctccatctcttctttccttattgattgtctaatattatatatctgattcataccagcataaaaaccaggaaaattatctctaatagaattcataataaaggccggttgcattccggttgcactaagctgtcgtatgtgctcccgaatatctacattaatcctatttgcccttacatgaccatctctgtacaccaagaacgggtggttatgttttcccttttcaccaggacacatccttaccgtccaaggtctttctggtggtttacgactacttcctacaatcataaatttacacccgcaacttctacttttagaaccaggtcgggcagtattatctagattatgtacatcacccctaatattaccatagcggtgacatcttaaatagacactaactctagaacgtccttctttctttttataagaagcacgtgtaaattgaaaaccgattgttattgctatcgcatcggcccaactatgtaactcatctaaggagataaattctctatccgtaacaaagctaccggagtagtctacgttgtctccaaagttttcaaactcctgcaattttgaaatataaataatataaattaagtaataaaaacattacgtaaataaaaaaatcttaaaaatttaaatttatcaacaataaaaattaatacggaaaataaaaaaaaattaatacggaaaataaaaaatagtactaacaataataataataatttaaaaaaaattaatacggaaaataaaaaaaaaaaaaaaaattcacagtcGCCCAGATTTAGGCGACAACACCATGGTTCAACCGCACAAATttgggcgactggacctaggatcagccgcccagatttgtgcgcctgaaccatggttcagtcgcccaattttgtgcaGTTGAACCGTGGTTCAGTCGCCAACTTTTGtgcgcctttttttttttttcttttccaacgACAACTTTACGTACCACAttcgattcatagtcgctttcgttagccatatttaaccaattacgggttaccacttctttaacactttttagagagatagtaccagtttttagagagatagtaccgtgtttgaattcgtacttcatacgcatctcagaattcgatatatatagacaaatcttacgcattaaattcttattagtgttattaagcttgattttcatttattaattaatttttaagtacagtggcaattttgtaattttttaaagtacaagggcaaaaatgtaattttaaagggggtggcgataaaatgaaaaggggtggcgaaatttagcgACTCctttttaaaatacttttttggTTGATTCATAATAGTTGGACTCTTTCTATCTTTtggcaaaaaaaacaactcaatGGCTCTCTATTTTAATCGTAATTTATTTTTCCTTATCACATCATTATATTTTCACCTATCATCCAAAGGAAGATGTAGTAGATaaaaatgcattaaaaatgTCTTTCTTGTACTCCCTTCAATTCAGTACTAacgtcttatttgttttttggacactatttatctcttactcttaatttgtattttattattaatctacaagttaaaatataatcatgtgagatcttatttgattcgtctcaatgcaagtaTTATTCAGatcaactttccataatttttaataatatacaattaaagatattaaaaattgaataactATATTAAATATAGTGAGTAAAGTAAATTGGACATTAGTGGTAAATTAGAGGGATTCAAGATATGGAGTACAAATGAATGCAAATTGATTGATACAAAATTGTGAACTGACACGTGATTGCACAAGCTAGTTTCTCTCCATAAACTGACATTAACCTGTTTACTAATGATTATCTCTATGTACGGACTTGTCTGCTTGAACATCAACTGTAGTTCTACAAGACATACTAATGTCAGACATCTAATCACTTTATGATTATCTTCGTTAGCTTATCAAATTTCGTCAATTTTTTAATCAGTAATCTTAATTCCTAATCAATCAtcgtaatttgtaaataattacaaaaagacaaaaaaaaaataatattaaaataaacaaaaccaataaagataaattaaaattacaaaactcTCACCCTATCACATACTACACGTAAAGGTGATTTATCTTTACAAATTACCGTTGTAGTAATTAGTAAAAAATGCCTTtacatttattttctattataaaacaaacatcattatcattaaattaaaattaagaaaaattgatataaataatttaacttttcaccCATTCGTTGAAAataatttcacttttttttaataatctaacttttttttagtttgttagttTCCTGTCAGTATACTAATAAGATAtgttgatagcaaactaagagcaaatgttgaattattataaaataaaatgttatgtTGTTAGCAAACTAAGgacaaaggttagattattgaaaaataattcaaaggtAGAATTATTCACAGATGAGTGAAAGATTGGattatgaatattaattttttcttaaaaatattattaataataattaaacttaaaacaataaaattaattaaataaaaatatgaataaaaaatattaaaattaacatgGATAAATGAGCTATATTTATAGACAACGTTTGAATGTCGCGACAGCTTGACTAAGCTTGCAATTACATAAAAAAGGACCCTAGTTCattgctatattttttaaaaactaataatttttattaaaaaaaattaaaataaaaattaaagcgAAACAAAATGGCAGCAACTTGATTACATCTCCAGGTCTTCACTCCTGTTGGCAACGGGTTAGAGACTCTTTGGATACGTTATTCCACATTCATAAAATGAAAATGTTATGTatgctttataagttattagagaTCTTCATCCTATtgtcatatgattttgggatggtgTATATCTCATTGGTTTATAAAATGTGTGTATCTCGTGTTTTTCCCGTTAATTGTTGGCGTTTACAATAAGTATAGTCTAATTTAATAAGGGATATAGTcactaactttttaaaataaataaatagataatttttttaataaagacTATGAATTAGGGGATGTCCCTAGGTTGATGCTGTTTTTAACGTCTAGAATTACGAAATATTTAGAGTGTTAggcaaatgtttttttttgccttttagCCTTcgcaaatttaatatttttattaaattgtctaGATAATATTTGAAGGAATTTGAAAGTACGTATATATgcatgagattaaaaaaatgcgataaaatttattttcaaattaataagaaaatgaccTATACAATCCATTttcaaattaataagaaaatgacgtatagaattcattttcaaattatatataatattaattattttcaaatttaaaattattaataataaataaaatttgttaatttttatgtataGCCTTAATAATTTTAGTGGGACAAAAGAATAgtgtttaaataaaaaattaagacaaAAGGTTATTCTTGTGGTTTTGCTAAAGCTAATTTACTCATTATAGCTATGAATTTGTTTTTTGGTTGGATGAGTTCGTTAAATAAGGTaaaatttttttcacattttttttaacattttattttaatttatattttttattaaaaaataaaacttgttataacaATTCATCGGGTTATCGAGTTTAGTCTACGAAAATACAcattaaaattgagattatttatgattaatcaataggtgagattattgtaggaaaattataaaaaaattaaataattctaGTTCGTAAATTGTAAATAAGATAAGAAATGTTATAATATAGTTTCATTTATAAATAACTCCTATAAGTTTATAATAAAAGGAGTATTTGTAGATAACATTTTGAGTTATATTAGTCTTTTAGAAACAATTCATGTGCACACTAGAAGTATACATGTTAGGTAGTAGTTCATATATTTTTGGTAAGTTTAGACATGACCCGAttcttattattagtttttgtctttttatataatttatgtgCACACTAGAAATGTCATAATATAGTCTCATTAATAAATAACTCCTATAAGTTTATAATAAACTCATTATTAGTtggtttaattatatatttttttcatcaattttaaggttttggagttgacataaattatacaatttaaagatttaaaagactaatttaaaaactgaaaattctcattttaactttaaagcAAATGCCtcaaaaactaaatttattagTATAAACTTTAACGTTGaccttttaaatattaaactgactttttaaatcttaaaattaatacgtcagaatatatatatatatatataaccttGGCTAGTTACAATTTAGACCGTTAAATAGgagagatttttttaaaaaggtttCGTGCAATAATATCTAATCCAAAAGACATTAAACTAACATTTTGGACCAAagtcaaaaaaaacataaccCACATCGACGCACCCTATTCACGTGGGCTTTGCGTGACTAAAGTTGGTACCAACTTTTGTGCTACACCCATCTTATTGGATGAATTACTTTTCGGCTGTCTAGTCCTCTCATTTTTACCCACTTTTTGGTTCGTCTAGATTCTTCTATGAACTCAAACATAAGCATCTTAAATCTAGCTAGTACTACACCCACGTGTGACTTAAATCATACCCATGGCCATGGGGTATCATTACAATTACAAACATAATGAAATTTCAGAAAATGACCCTTGAATTGAAAAGTGGGTTCTTCTATATCCATATTCTTATTCCCCCTTGTTTTATTTGTCCCCTTTTCTTCTTGAACTCCCCCTTTCTTTATATATAGATGGCATTCTCCCTTCTCCCTATCCACTCATCCACCATTGCATCAATCTACTtataactaattcatctttccTTTATTCAAACCTCAACCCAAAactaaaaatacatataaattatataaaagaagaaaaaaaaaaaagaaaaatggcagGAGTATGGATGTTCCAAAATAATGGGGTGATAAGATTGGTGGAGAACCCACAAGCAGAGCAACAAGTAGTGATGAGGGGAAGAAAGAAGGTTCTAGTGTTCTTGGCAACAGGACAAGTTATAACTTCCTACCATAGCCTTGAAGAAATTCTAAAAAGTCTTGGTTGGGAAATATACTTTGGATCGGATCCAGAACTTAAC
This Amaranthus tricolor cultivar Red isolate AtriRed21 chromosome 13, ASM2621246v1, whole genome shotgun sequence DNA region includes the following protein-coding sequences:
- the LOC130797820 gene encoding flowering-promoting factor 1-like protein 2, coding for MAGVWMFQNNGVIRLVENPQAEQQVVMRGRKKVLVFLATGQVITSYHSLEEILKSLGWEIYFGSDPELNQYHRKNSIDLISLPRDFSKFSSVYMYDIVVKNPNLFQVRDM